A window of Paenibacillus sp. contains these coding sequences:
- a CDS encoding DUF3231 family protein has product MKEHHIPLTAGEIAALWTGYMSDEMSHCVLRHFAATVEDAQIRSVVEYALTLTEEHLAFKRERFDRERFPTPRGFGDGDVNLEAPRLFSDKFMLFYLRQMGITGLSAYGVACGCSPRADVRAFYSHNVHTTLELLNRSTDLLLEKGIFVRAPQFPFPETPEFVENAGWLSGWFGDRRPLNAVEVTHLWLNTLTNALGRSLMLGFAQVASSADIRKYFIRGMEISRKHIDVFSSRLEQDQLPPPMTYDVEVTTSKEPPFSEKLMLFHTISLCGVGLANYGAAIGSSPRRDLAMDYARLASEVGTYADDGAELMIARGWMEKIPSVPEREALVNS; this is encoded by the coding sequence ATGAAGGAGCACCACATTCCGTTAACCGCCGGGGAAATCGCCGCCTTGTGGACGGGGTATATGAGCGACGAGATGAGCCATTGCGTGCTTCGCCACTTCGCGGCCACCGTGGAGGACGCGCAAATTCGATCGGTCGTGGAGTATGCGCTCACGTTAACGGAAGAGCATCTTGCGTTCAAAAGGGAGCGGTTCGATCGCGAGCGGTTTCCGACGCCGAGGGGGTTCGGGGACGGGGACGTCAATCTGGAAGCGCCGCGTCTGTTCTCCGACAAGTTCATGCTGTTTTATTTGCGGCAAATGGGCATCACAGGGCTCTCGGCGTACGGGGTGGCGTGCGGATGCTCGCCGCGGGCGGATGTGCGCGCGTTTTACTCGCATAACGTCCATACGACGTTGGAGCTGTTAAACCGGTCGACGGATTTGCTGCTCGAGAAAGGCATATTCGTGCGCGCTCCGCAGTTCCCGTTTCCCGAAACGCCGGAATTCGTCGAGAACGCGGGATGGCTCTCGGGGTGGTTCGGCGACCGGCGCCCGCTCAACGCCGTCGAGGTGACGCATTTGTGGCTGAACACCCTGACCAACGCCTTGGGCCGATCGTTGATGCTCGGATTCGCGCAGGTGGCGTCCTCGGCCGACATTCGGAAATATTTCATCCGCGGCATGGAAATCTCCCGCAAGCATATCGATGTGTTCAGCTCGCGGCTGGAACAGGATCAGCTGCCGCCGCCGATGACGTACGACGTGGAGGTGACAACCTCGAAAGAGCCGCCGTTTTCCGAAAAGCTGATGCTGTTCCATACCATCTCGCTGTGCGGGGTTGGACTCGCGAACTACGGCGCGGCGATCGGGTCGAGTCCGAGAAGGGATTTGGCGATGGATTACGCAAGGCTGGCGAGCGAAGTCGGAACGTATGCCGACGACGGCGCGGAGCTGATGATCGCGCGAGGGTGGATGGAGAAAATCCCCAGCGTTCCGGAGCGCGAGGCGCTCGTCAACTCCTGA
- a CDS encoding polysaccharide biosynthesis protein: MQLVIQSGSFTKGGEIFVPDMGKSVKIVTLAEN, from the coding sequence GTGCAGCTTGTAATTCAAAGCGGTTCATTCACTAAAGGAGGCGAAATTTTCGTGCCCGATATGGGAAAGTCGGTGAAAATAGTAACGCTTGCTGAAAATTGA
- a CDS encoding DegT/DnrJ/EryC1/StrS family aminotransferase codes for MESTKVKKRIFLSSPHMSDEGYEMQYIKEAFDTNWIAPLGENVNEFERELAEKVGSKAAAALSSGTAAIHLALKAAGVGEGDIVFCPTLTFAATANPIIYQNAIPVFIDSDYETWNMSPKALEEAFEKYPEVKAVLVVHLYGLSADMDKIMKICKGHNVTVIEDAAESLGTYYKGKHTGTFGDYGIFSFNGNKIITTSGGGMLVSDNEEKIAKVRYWATQSRDQARHFQHSELGFNYRMSNIVAGIGRGQLKVLNQRISKKYYIFEFYKRELDGLEGIQFMPSNEWDEPNYWLSSITLSGKVRPINIFKALDAENIESRPVWKPMHMQPFFEKYDFIGEGVSEKLFQNGVCLPSDTKMTDEDLERVVKTIKGLWLD; via the coding sequence ATGGAGTCGACAAAAGTAAAAAAAAGAATATTTCTCTCTTCCCCACATATGAGTGATGAAGGGTATGAAATGCAATATATAAAGGAAGCTTTCGATACAAACTGGATTGCACCCCTTGGCGAAAACGTAAATGAATTTGAAAGGGAGCTTGCTGAGAAGGTTGGTTCTAAAGCTGCTGCAGCACTGTCTTCAGGAACAGCTGCTATTCATCTAGCTCTTAAGGCGGCAGGAGTCGGAGAAGGGGATATTGTATTCTGTCCAACACTTACTTTCGCTGCCACTGCAAATCCGATCATCTATCAAAATGCTATTCCAGTATTTATCGATAGTGATTATGAAACTTGGAATATGAGCCCAAAAGCATTAGAAGAAGCCTTTGAAAAGTATCCAGAAGTGAAGGCGGTACTGGTCGTTCATTTATACGGTTTGTCAGCAGATATGGACAAAATTATGAAGATTTGTAAGGGACATAACGTTACGGTTATTGAAGATGCTGCTGAGTCTCTGGGTACTTACTATAAAGGTAAGCATACTGGAACTTTCGGTGATTATGGCATCTTTTCTTTTAATGGAAACAAGATTATCACAACTTCCGGGGGTGGAATGCTTGTTTCGGATAATGAGGAAAAAATTGCTAAGGTAAGATATTGGGCCACTCAATCCCGGGATCAAGCAAGACATTTCCAGCATAGTGAATTAGGATTTAATTATCGGATGAGTAACATTGTTGCTGGGATTGGTAGAGGTCAGCTTAAAGTATTAAATCAAAGAATTTCCAAGAAGTACTACATTTTTGAGTTTTATAAAAGAGAACTTGATGGGCTTGAAGGCATTCAATTCATGCCGAGCAATGAATGGGATGAACCAAATTATTGGTTAAGCTCAATAACATTGTCTGGAAAAGTAAGGCCTATTAATATTTTTAAAGCGTTGGATGCTGAAAACATTGAGTCAAGACCAGTATGGAAACCAATGCATATGCAACCTTTCTTTGAGAAATATGACTTTATTGGTGAAGGTGTATCAGAGAAACTGTTCCAGAATGGTGTATGTTTGCCATCTGATACGAAAATGACGGATGAGGACTTAGAAAGAGTCGTTAAGACTATTAAAGGGTTGTGGTTAGATTAA
- a CDS encoding sugar transferase: protein MKNSKGGIYRRFVKRPMDLILSLIAITVLSPVLLIVALLVRTKLGSPVLFKQKRPGLNEEIFMMYKFRTMTDERDENGELLPDKVRLTKFGRILRSTSLDELPELFNILKGDMSIIGPRPLLVQYLPLYNNHQKRRHEVRPGLSGLAQVSGRNAISWEDKFNLDVEYVDNVSFIEDWKIILTTIKKVFVREGISSENASTMEPFKGTNKERRLEL from the coding sequence ATGAAGAATTCCAAAGGTGGCATTTATAGAAGGTTTGTAAAAAGACCAATGGATCTTATACTCTCTTTAATAGCTATTACTGTTTTGAGTCCGGTATTACTAATAGTTGCATTACTTGTTAGGACGAAGTTAGGTAGCCCTGTGCTATTTAAGCAGAAAAGACCAGGGTTAAATGAAGAGATTTTTATGATGTATAAGTTTAGGACGATGACGGATGAGAGAGACGAGAATGGTGAGTTACTTCCGGATAAAGTTAGGTTGACGAAGTTTGGTAGAATACTACGTTCTACATCCCTTGATGAACTACCGGAACTCTTTAATATTTTAAAGGGTGATATGTCTATTATTGGGCCTAGACCATTATTGGTGCAGTATTTACCGTTGTATAACAATCATCAAAAACGACGTCACGAAGTCAGGCCGGGGCTATCTGGGTTGGCTCAGGTGAGTGGGAGGAATGCGATTAGTTGGGAAGATAAATTTAATCTAGATGTTGAATATGTGGACAATGTAAGTTTTATCGAGGATTGGAAAATAATTTTAACGACGATTAAGAAAGTCTTTGTCAGAGAAGGTATTAGTTCAGAAAATGCATCCACAATGGAGCCTTTTAAGGGGACAAACAAAGAAAGAAGATTGGAACTATGA
- a CDS encoding acetyltransferase, translated as MKNKLLIVGASGHGKVVADIALKMDKWQNVHFLDDDTRIKSAMGLEVIGTSDDVFTHIGEYEIFVGIGNNANRQKIHEILETFGASIPVLIHPNAVIGSLVDIGIGTAVMAGAIVNSCTKIGKGCIVNTGCTIDHDNDIEDFVHISPGAHLAGTVKVGKGSWLGIGSVVSNNINITSGCKVGAGSVVVKDITEPGVYVGVPVRRI; from the coding sequence ATGAAAAACAAACTTCTTATTGTAGGTGCTAGTGGACACGGGAAAGTAGTTGCCGATATTGCATTAAAAATGGATAAATGGCAGAACGTTCATTTTTTAGATGATGACACAAGAATTAAATCAGCTATGGGCTTAGAAGTCATTGGAACGTCAGACGATGTTTTTACGCATATAGGTGAGTACGAAATATTTGTCGGTATCGGAAATAATGCTAACAGACAGAAGATTCACGAAATACTTGAAACTTTTGGGGCTAGTATTCCGGTATTAATTCACCCGAATGCAGTTATAGGGTCATTAGTAGATATAGGAATTGGGACTGCTGTTATGGCTGGAGCAATTGTTAACAGCTGTACCAAAATAGGTAAAGGTTGCATCGTTAATACAGGTTGTACAATTGACCATGATAATGATATTGAAGATTTTGTTCATATATCACCAGGAGCCCATTTAGCAGGTACGGTCAAAGTTGGAAAAGGCTCTTGGTTAGGTATTGGCAGTGTAGTTAGTAATAATATAAACATCACCAGCGGATGTAAAGTTGGTGCTGGTTCTGTTGTGGTCAAGGACATAACCGAACCTGGTGTATATGTTGGTGTTCCAGTAAGGAGAATTTAG
- a CDS encoding glycosyltransferase family 4 protein, with protein sequence MNILFLTLLDFSTLDENGIYTDLMREFIKDNHKVYIISPTEKRKQQPTRLIENGSYKILKLQIGNTQKTNVIVKGISTLTLESKFLRGIKNYFSDVKFDLVIYTTPPITLQKAIYYVKKRDKAITYLLLKDIFPQNAVDLGMLRKTGIGGLLYRYFKSKEKRLYELSDYIGCMSQANVDFLLKQNPEISPNIVEVCPNSIEPKVIEKNQQKVNIVKGKYKIPYDRTVFIYGGNLGKPQGIDFLIECLKANKDNEQVYFVIAGSGTEFNKLKEFFDSEKLKNAKLFAQLPKEDYEILASSCDVGLIFLDKRFTIPNFPSRILSYMQASMPVLAATDVNTDIGQVIEKGKFGLWCESDSVEQFNYKLQQLCNMELRKEMGVNARSYLETNYTSRDSYEIIMSHFK encoded by the coding sequence ATGAATATCTTATTTTTAACACTATTAGATTTTTCAACGCTTGATGAAAATGGTATATATACAGACCTAATGAGAGAGTTTATAAAAGACAACCATAAAGTGTATATTATTTCGCCAACAGAAAAGAGAAAACAACAACCTACGAGATTAATCGAGAATGGCAGCTATAAGATATTAAAATTACAGATAGGTAACACACAAAAAACTAATGTAATAGTAAAAGGGATTTCGACACTTACTCTTGAGTCTAAATTTCTGAGGGGAATTAAAAATTATTTTTCAGATGTTAAATTTGATTTAGTTATTTATACAACACCTCCAATAACATTGCAAAAGGCAATATATTATGTGAAAAAGAGAGATAAAGCAATAACCTATCTATTATTAAAGGATATATTCCCGCAAAATGCTGTAGATCTTGGAATGCTACGGAAAACTGGGATCGGAGGTTTATTATATAGATATTTTAAATCCAAGGAAAAAAGGCTTTATGAACTATCTGATTATATTGGATGCATGTCTCAAGCGAATGTGGATTTTTTATTAAAACAAAATCCTGAAATCTCTCCTAACATAGTTGAAGTGTGCCCTAATAGTATAGAACCTAAAGTAATAGAGAAAAATCAACAAAAGGTAAATATAGTTAAGGGAAAATATAAGATTCCATATGACCGTACTGTGTTCATCTATGGTGGAAATCTTGGTAAACCACAAGGTATTGATTTCTTAATAGAGTGTTTAAAGGCAAATAAAGATAATGAACAGGTTTATTTTGTAATAGCTGGTTCAGGAACTGAGTTTAATAAGCTAAAGGAGTTTTTTGATAGTGAAAAGCTTAAGAATGCAAAGTTATTTGCTCAACTTCCCAAAGAGGATTATGAAATTCTAGCAAGTTCATGTGATGTTGGACTTATTTTCTTAGATAAACGTTTTACAATACCGAATTTCCCATCAAGAATACTTTCATATATGCAAGCGTCAATGCCTGTATTAGCAGCAACAGATGTGAACACAGATATCGGTCAAGTTATTGAAAAAGGGAAATTTGGCCTTTGGTGTGAGAGTGATAGTGTTGAACAATTTAATTATAAATTACAGCAATTATGCAATATGGAATTAAGAAAAGAAATGGGCGTTAATGCCAGGAGTTATTTGGAAACCAACTATACAAGCAGGGACTCGTATGAAATTATAATGAGTCATTTTAAATAA
- a CDS encoding polysaccharide biosynthesis protein, whose product MFKGKTLLITGGTGSFGNAVMKRFLDTDLKEIRIFSRDEKKQDDMRKLYKNDKLKFYLGDVRDLASVKNAMHGVDYIFHAAALKQVPSCEFFPLEAVKTNIIGTDNVLTAGIEYGVKKVICLSTDKAAYPINAMGISKAMMEKVFVAKSKTVSSDRTLICGTRYGNVMASRGSVIPLFIEQIKNGQPLTVTDPSMTRFLMSLEEAVELVVFAFQNAQAGDIMVQKSPASTIGDLAQAIKELFDVDNEIKIIGTRHGEKHYETLLTKEEYVVAEDMGGFYRVPADQRDLNYDKYFEDGDSRLSTFEEYHSSNTKILTVEEIKGKLLELDYVQSALKEWNVMK is encoded by the coding sequence ATGTTCAAGGGGAAGACTTTATTAATAACTGGTGGTACTGGATCATTTGGTAATGCGGTAATGAAAAGATTTTTAGATACAGATTTGAAGGAAATTCGCATCTTTTCTCGTGATGAGAAGAAACAGGATGATATGCGAAAACTCTATAAAAACGACAAGTTGAAATTTTACCTTGGTGATGTAAGGGACTTGGCTAGCGTAAAAAATGCTATGCATGGTGTGGACTATATTTTCCATGCTGCTGCGCTCAAGCAAGTCCCTTCTTGTGAGTTTTTTCCGTTGGAAGCAGTTAAAACAAACATTATAGGTACGGATAATGTTTTAACCGCAGGTATTGAATATGGAGTTAAAAAGGTTATCTGTCTCTCAACTGATAAAGCGGCCTATCCAATCAATGCTATGGGTATTTCTAAAGCAATGATGGAAAAGGTATTTGTTGCAAAATCAAAAACTGTATCTTCAGATAGAACTCTAATTTGTGGAACGAGATATGGAAATGTAATGGCATCACGTGGGTCGGTCATTCCTTTATTTATTGAACAAATAAAAAATGGACAACCATTAACCGTTACAGACCCTTCGATGACAAGGTTTTTAATGAGCCTTGAAGAAGCGGTAGAACTAGTTGTGTTTGCTTTTCAAAATGCACAAGCTGGAGATATTATGGTACAGAAATCACCAGCAAGTACAATCGGTGATTTAGCACAAGCAATTAAGGAATTATTTGATGTAGATAATGAAATAAAAATAATTGGTACCCGTCATGGAGAAAAACATTATGAAACGCTACTTACAAAGGAAGAATATGTAGTGGCTGAAGATATGGGTGGTTTCTATCGTGTTCCTGCTGACCAAAGAGACTTGAATTATGATAAATACTTTGAAGATGGTGACAGCAGATTGTCAACATTTGAAGAGTACCATTCTTCTAATACGAAAATATTAACTGTGGAAGAAATTAAAGGGAAATTATTAGAACTAGATTATGTGCAAAGTGCATTAAAGGAATGGAATGTTATGAAATGA
- a CDS encoding capsular polysaccharide biosynthesis protein CapF — MRILVTGAKGFVGKNLVAELKNRGFNDIFEFTRESDLSILEKYTKECDFVFHLAGVNRPQDEEEFMEGNFGLTSQLLALLKKHDNKAPVLLTSSIQAEKDNPYGRSKKAGEDLLFKYYYETGTKVYVYRLPNLFGKWSKPNYNTVVATFCHNIARGIDIHINNPGAELTLCYIDDVLEEFLSALAGKPTMQEDLCVVPITHNIKLGELAELIKSFKETRTNLSVPNMEDALTKKLYSTYLSFLPEEQFSYDLKMNSDHRGSFTEFMRTPERGQVSVNVSKPGITKGNHWHHTKNEKFLVVSGEGLIRFRKIDSDEIIEYRVSGEKLKVVDVPTGYTHSIVNVGDNDLVTVMWANECFDPERPDTYFVEV, encoded by the coding sequence ATGAGAATTCTGGTAACAGGTGCAAAGGGCTTTGTTGGGAAGAACCTTGTCGCAGAGCTTAAAAATAGGGGATTTAACGATATATTTGAGTTTACTAGAGAAAGTGATCTTTCAATTCTTGAAAAATATACAAAAGAATGTGATTTTGTCTTTCATTTAGCTGGAGTAAACAGACCGCAAGACGAAGAGGAATTTATGGAAGGTAACTTTGGTTTAACTTCTCAATTACTAGCTCTACTAAAGAAACATGACAATAAAGCTCCTGTTCTTCTTACTTCTTCTATTCAAGCAGAAAAGGATAATCCTTATGGAAGGAGTAAGAAGGCTGGAGAGGATTTATTATTTAAATATTATTATGAAACTGGTACGAAAGTTTATGTATATCGACTACCAAATTTATTTGGTAAGTGGAGTAAGCCAAACTATAATACTGTAGTGGCTACATTCTGTCACAATATCGCTAGAGGGATTGATATTCATATAAACAATCCAGGGGCAGAACTTACTCTTTGCTATATTGATGATGTATTAGAAGAGTTTTTGAGCGCTCTTGCGGGGAAGCCGACTATGCAAGAAGACTTATGTGTAGTACCTATAACACATAATATTAAACTAGGAGAATTGGCCGAACTTATAAAAAGTTTCAAAGAAACTAGAACAAATCTAAGTGTTCCTAATATGGAGGACGCTCTAACTAAAAAGCTCTATAGTACTTATTTGAGTTTTTTACCTGAAGAACAGTTTTCATATGATCTTAAAATGAATAGTGATCACAGAGGCTCTTTTACAGAATTTATGAGAACACCTGAAAGAGGACAAGTTTCTGTAAATGTATCTAAACCTGGCATTACAAAAGGAAACCATTGGCATCATACTAAAAATGAGAAGTTCTTAGTTGTTAGTGGTGAAGGTTTAATTCGCTTTAGGAAGATAGATTCTGATGAAATTATTGAGTATAGAGTAAGTGGAGAAAAGTTAAAGGTTGTAGATGTTCCTACTGGATATACTCATTCCATTGTAAATGTAGGAGATAATGACCTAGTAACAGTAATGTGGGCAAATGAATGCTTTGATCCAGAAAGGCCGGACACATATTTTGTGGAGGTATAA
- the wecB gene encoding non-hydrolyzing UDP-N-acetylglucosamine 2-epimerase, whose amino-acid sequence MKKLKVMTVVGTRPEIIRLSAVINKFEESSAIEHTLVHTGQNYDYELNEVFFNDFNLKKPDYFLDAATGTAVETIGNILVKIDPIMEEVKPDAFLVLGDTNSCLCAIAAKRRQIPIFHMEAGNRCFDQRVPEEINRKIVDHTADINLTYSDIAREYLLREGFPADRIVKTGSPMFEVLNSRKIEIENSDVLERLDLEEGNYFVVSSHREENINLEINFLDLVESINSIAEKFKIPVIVSTHPRTRKMIESKGVKFNPLVRILKPLGFNDYVKLQIKAKAVLSDSGTISEESSILGFRALNIRQAHERPEAMEEATVMMVGLKKERILQGLEILDSQKTGELRLVADYSMPNVSDKVLRIILSYTDYVNRVVWGKI is encoded by the coding sequence ATGAAGAAATTAAAAGTCATGACAGTCGTCGGAACTAGACCTGAGATTATAAGGTTGTCAGCTGTTATTAATAAATTTGAAGAATCATCAGCAATTGAGCATACGCTTGTTCATACGGGACAAAATTATGATTACGAATTAAATGAAGTATTTTTTAACGATTTTAATTTGAAAAAACCTGACTATTTTCTCGATGCAGCTACTGGAACAGCGGTAGAAACTATAGGAAATATATTGGTCAAAATAGATCCTATAATGGAAGAAGTAAAACCAGATGCATTTTTAGTGCTAGGAGATACAAATAGCTGTCTATGTGCTATTGCTGCAAAAAGGCGCCAAATTCCGATATTTCATATGGAAGCAGGAAATAGATGCTTTGACCAAAGAGTGCCGGAAGAAATTAATAGAAAGATTGTAGATCATACAGCAGATATTAATTTGACCTACAGTGATATTGCAAGAGAATATCTTCTTAGGGAAGGCTTTCCTGCAGACAGGATTGTTAAAACAGGAAGCCCTATGTTCGAAGTTCTTAATTCTAGAAAAATCGAAATAGAGAATTCTGATGTATTAGAAAGATTAGATTTAGAAGAAGGAAACTATTTTGTAGTATCATCTCATAGAGAAGAAAATATTAATTTAGAAATTAATTTCTTAGATTTGGTTGAAAGTATAAATTCGATTGCAGAAAAATTTAAAATTCCTGTAATTGTGAGCACACATCCTAGAACTAGAAAGATGATTGAGTCTAAAGGAGTAAAATTTAATCCTTTAGTAAGAATTTTGAAGCCATTAGGTTTTAATGACTATGTGAAATTGCAAATTAAGGCGAAGGCGGTTCTAAGTGATAGTGGAACAATTAGCGAAGAATCTTCAATTCTTGGGTTTAGAGCGCTTAATATAAGACAAGCTCATGAAAGACCAGAAGCAATGGAAGAAGCAACTGTAATGATGGTAGGACTAAAGAAAGAAAGGATATTACAGGGATTAGAAATCCTCGATTCACAAAAAACAGGAGAGTTAAGGCTTGTCGCGGATTACAGTATGCCTAATGTATCAGATAAAGTCTTGAGAATTATTTTATCGTATACTGATTATGTGAATAGAGTCGTATGGGGGAAGATTTAG
- a CDS encoding glycosyltransferase translates to MKVLQINSVCGTGSTGRIATDIHSLLEKNGYESIIAFGRGVPQKCDNTIKIGSNLDNYKHVAITRLFDKHGFGSRKSTQVLIKKIKVLNPDVIHLHNIHGYYINIQVLFDFLKEINKPVVWTLHDCWPFTGHCAHFDYINCSKWKTECNRCPQKKVYPRSLLVDSSRGNFKSKRNIFTKLDKLTIVTPSIWLAELVAESFLKEYSVRVINNGIDLNIFQPVNSDFRKKYNLENKFVILGVANIWSAKKGFNYLVDLSKLLTKDEIIVVVGLSETQVNELQTNNIIGIPRTNNAKELAEIYSASDVFVNPSLEENFPTVNLESISTGTPIVTFDVGGSSEIFNNNIGFYVEKGNVRSMYNKINIIKKEGKSKYIDNCIETSKKYDSLLKYSEYIQLYEELSL, encoded by the coding sequence GTGAAAGTATTACAAATAAATTCAGTATGCGGAACAGGAAGTACTGGGAGGATAGCGACCGATATCCATAGCTTATTGGAGAAAAATGGATACGAGAGTATCATCGCATTTGGAAGGGGTGTGCCACAAAAATGTGACAATACTATCAAAATTGGTAGTAATCTTGATAATTATAAACATGTAGCAATCACTAGACTATTTGATAAGCATGGTTTTGGATCAAGGAAATCAACACAGGTATTAATTAAAAAAATTAAAGTCCTAAATCCAGATGTTATCCATTTACATAACATCCATGGATATTATATCAATATACAAGTTTTGTTTGATTTCTTAAAAGAGATCAATAAACCTGTTGTTTGGACCTTGCATGATTGTTGGCCGTTTACTGGACATTGTGCGCACTTTGATTATATTAACTGCTCCAAATGGAAAACAGAATGTAACAGATGCCCTCAGAAGAAAGTTTATCCCCGGAGTTTATTAGTAGACAGTTCCAGGGGGAATTTTAAGAGCAAAAGGAACATTTTTACTAAATTGGACAAGTTAACAATAGTAACTCCCTCAATATGGTTAGCTGAACTAGTCGCAGAATCTTTTCTAAAAGAATATTCAGTGAGGGTAATAAATAACGGTATTGACTTGAACATATTTCAGCCGGTTAATAGCGATTTTAGGAAAAAATATAACCTAGAAAATAAATTTGTTATTTTAGGAGTGGCTAATATATGGAGTGCAAAAAAGGGTTTTAATTATTTAGTTGATTTGTCTAAATTATTGACAAAAGATGAAATTATTGTTGTTGTGGGCTTATCTGAGACTCAAGTAAACGAACTTCAAACTAATAATATTATTGGAATTCCTAGAACTAATAATGCGAAAGAGTTGGCTGAAATTTATTCTGCATCGGATGTTTTTGTTAATCCCTCTTTAGAGGAGAATTTTCCAACAGTAAACTTAGAATCAATATCAACAGGTACCCCAATTGTTACCTTTGATGTTGGAGGATCTTCTGAAATTTTTAATAATAATATTGGTTTTTACGTGGAGAAAGGAAATGTAAGGTCCATGTATAACAAAATAAATATAATAAAAAAAGAAGGGAAATCGAAATACATTGATAATTGTATAGAGACATCCAAGAAATATGACTCCTTACTAAAATATTCAGAATATATCCAGCTTTATGAAGAGTTATCATTATAG
- a CDS encoding transposase, with protein MHGFRVGGNESAHGWKEFLQELYQRGAREILLGVFEGLVGLEEAFHSVYLKADVQRCLVHRCVLRFPRFESEVKVEFMGDFKNVYNELCYEEAVRQFQAVELKLSKQYPRLPASRFTGTAHLLKVSGRHLEIDLHHQCYRTNGEGNP; from the coding sequence ATCCACGGCTTCCGCGTTGGAGGTAACGAGAGCGCTCACGGTTGGAAAGAGTTCCTCCAAGAGCTATACCAGCGCGGTGCAAGAGAAATCCTTCTTGGAGTATTCGAAGGCCTAGTCGGACTCGAGGAAGCCTTCCATAGCGTGTACTTGAAAGCCGATGTACAGCGTTGCCTCGTGCACAGATGCGTATTACGTTTCCCAAGATTCGAGTCTGAGGTAAAGGTCGAGTTCATGGGCGATTTTAAAAACGTGTACAATGAACTGTGCTACGAGGAAGCTGTTCGTCAGTTCCAAGCCGTAGAACTGAAATTGTCGAAGCAGTACCCCCGTCTTCCAGCGAGCAGATTTACCGGTACTGCTCACCTTCTAAAAGTATCCGGCAGACATCTGGAAATCGATTTACACCACCAATGCTATCGAACGAACGGTGAAGGAAATCCGTAA